From a single Saimiri boliviensis isolate mSaiBol1 chromosome 15, mSaiBol1.pri, whole genome shotgun sequence genomic region:
- the CPSF1 gene encoding cleavage and polyadenylation specificity factor subunit 1 isoform X3, whose amino-acid sequence MSMASVQLAGAKRDALLLSFKDAKLSVVEYDPGTHDLKTLSLHYFEEPELRDGFVQNVHTPRVRVDPDGRCAAMLVYGTRLVVLPFRRESLAEEHEGLVGEGQRSSFLPSYIIDVRALDEKLLNIIDLQFLHGYYEPTLLILFEPNQTWPGRVAVRQDTCSIVAISLNITQKVHPVIWSLTSLPFDCTQALAVPKPIGGVVIFAVNSLLYLNQSVPPYGVALNSLTTGTTAFPLRTQEGVRITLDCAQATFISYDKMVISLKGGEIYVLTLITDGMRSVRAFHFDKAAASVLTTSMVTMEPGYLFLGSRLGNSLLLKYTEKLQEPPASAVREAGDKEEPPSKKKRVDATAGWSAGGKSVPQDEVDEIEVYGSEAQSGTQLATYSFEVCDSILNIGPCANAAMGEPAFLSEEFQNSPEPDLEIVVCSGHGKNGALSVLQKSIRPQVVTTFELPGCYDMWTVIAPVRKEEEENPKGEGTEQEPSTPEADDDSRRHGFLILSREDSTMILQTGQEIMELDTSGFATQGPTVFAGNVGDDRYIVQVSPLGIRLLEGVNQLHFIPVDLGAPIVQCAVADPYVVIMSAEGHVTMFLLKSDSYGGRHHRLALHKPPLHHQSKVITLCLYRDLSGMFTTESRLGGARDELGGRSGSEAEGLGSETSPTVDDEEEMLYGDSGSLFSPSKEEARRSSQPPADRDPAPFRAEPTHWCLLVRENGTMEIYQLPDWRLVFLVKNFPVGQRVLVDSSFGQPTTQGEARREEATRQGELPLVKEVLLVALGSRQSRPYLLVHVDQELLIYEAFPHDSQLSQGNLKVRFKKVPHNINFREKKPKPSKKKAEGGSAEEGAGARGRVARFRYFEDIYGYSGVFICGPSPHWLLVTGRGALRLHPMGIDGPVDSFAPFHNINCPRGFLYFNRQGELRISVLPAYLSYDAPWPVRKIPLRCTAHYVAYHVESKVYAVATSTNMPCTRIPRMTGEEKEFETIERDERYIHPQQEAFSIQLISPVSWEAIPNARIELQEWEHVTCMKTVSLRSEETVSGLKGYVAAGTCLMQGEEVTCRGRILIMDVIEVVPEPGQPLTKNKFKVLYEKEQKGPVTALCHCNGHLVSAIGQKIFLWSLRASELTGMAFIDTQLYIHQMISVKNFILAADVMKSISLLRYQEESKTLSLVSRDAKPLEVYSVDFMVDNAQLGFLVSDRDRNLMVYMYLPEAKESFGGMRLLRRADFHVGAHVNTFWRTPCRGATEGLSKKSVVWENKHITWFATLDGGIGLLLPMQEKTYRRLLMLQNALTTMLPHHAGLNPRAFRMLHVDRRTLQNAVRNVLDGELLNRYLYLSTMERSELAKKIGTTPDIILDDLLETDRVTAHF is encoded by the exons GCAGAGGTCCAGCTTCCTGCCCAGCTACATCATTGACGTGCGGGCCCTGGATGAAAAGCTGCTCAACATCATCGACCTGCAGTTCCTGCACGGCTACTATGAGCCCACCCTGCTCATCCTGTTCGAGCCCAACCAGACCTGGCCCGG GCGTGTGGCTGTGCGGCAGGACACGTGCTCCATCGTGGCCATCTCGCTGAACATCACACAGAAGGTGCACCCTGTCATCTGGTCCCTCACCAGCCTGCCCTTTGACTGCACCCAGGCTCTGGCCGTGCCCAAGCCCATAG GTGGGGTGGTGATCTTTGCCGTCAACTCGCTGTTGTACCTGAACCAGAGTGTCCCTCCGTACGGTGTGGCTCTCAACAGCCTCACCACAGGCACCACGGCTTTCCCGCTGC GCACCCAGGAGGGTGTGCGGATCACCCTGGACTGTGCCCAGGCCACCTTCATCTCCTACGACAAGATGGTCATCTCCCTCAAGGGCGGCGAGAT ctACGTGCTGACCCTCATCACCGATGGCATGCGCAGCGTCCGGGCGTTCCACTTTGACAAGGCGGCCGCCAGCGTCCTCACCACCAGC ATGGTCACCATGGAGcctgggtacctgttcctgggtTCTCGCCTGGGCAACTCCCTCCTTCTCAAGTACACTGAGAAGCTGCAGGAGCCCCCGGCCAGCGCCGTCCGCGAGGCTGGCGACAAG GAAGAGCCTCCCTCAAAGAAGAAGCGTGTGGACGCCACGGCTGGCTGGTCAG CTGGGGGCAAGTCGGTGCCACAAGACGAGGTGGATGAGATCGAAGTCTACGGCAGCGAGGCCCAGTCAGGCACACAGCTGGCCACCTACTCCTTTGAG GTGTGTGACAGCATCCTTAACATCGGACCCTGCGCCAATGCCGCCATGGGCGAGCCTGCCTTTCTCTCTGAAGAG TTTCAGAACAGCCCTGAGCCAGACCTGGAGATTGTGGTTTGCTCCGGCCACGGCAAGAACGGGGCTCTGTCGGTGCTGCAG AAGAGCATCCGGCCCCAGGTGGTGACAACCTTTGAGCTTCCAGGCTGCTACGACATGTGGACGGTCATTGCCCCGGTGCGTAAGGAGGAG GAGGAGAATCCCAAGGGGGAGGGCACAGAGCAGGAACCCAGCACCCCTGAAGCCGATGATGACAGCCGCAGACACGGATTCCTGATTCTGAGCCGGGAAGACTCAACCATG ATCCTGCAGACGGGGCAGGAGATCATGGAGCTGGACACCAGCGGCTTTGCCACGCAGGGCCCCACAGTCTTTGCCGGGAACGTTGGGGACGACCGCTACATTGTCCAAGTGTCGCCGCTGGGCATCCGCCTGCTGGAAGGAG TGAATCAGCTGCACTTCATCCCCGTGGACCTGGGCGCCCCCATCGTGCAGTGTGCCGTGGCCGACCCCTACGTGGTCATCATGAGTGCTGAGGGCCACGTCACCATGTTTCTGCTGAAGAGTGACTCCTACGGCGGCCGCCACCACCGCCTGGCGCTGCACAAGCCCCCGCTGCACCAC CAGTCCAAGGTGATCACACTGTGCCTGTACCGAGACCTCAGCGGTATGTTCACCACAGAGAGCCGCCTGGGCGGGGCCCGTGACGAGCTGGGGGGCCGCAGCGGCTCGGAGGCCGAGGGTCTGGGCTCAGAGACGAG CCCCACAGTGGATGATGAGGAGGAGATGCTGTATGGGGATTCCGGCTCCCTCTTCAGCCCCAGCAAGGAGGAGGCCCGAAGAAGCAGCCAGCCCCCTGCTGACCGGGACCCTGCACCCTTCCGGGCAGAGCCCACCCACTGGTGCCTGCTGGTGCGGGAGAACGGCACCATGGAG ATCTACCAGCTCCCCGACTGGCGGCTGGTGTTCCTGGTGAAGAACTTCCCCGTGGGGCAGCGGGTCCTTGTGGACAGTTCCTTTGGACAGCCCACCACACAGGGCGAAGCCCGCAGGGAGGAGGCCACACGCCAGGGGGAGCTGCCCCTGGTCAAGGAGGTGCTGCTGGTTGCTCTGGGCAGCCGCCAGAGCAGGCCCTACCTGCTG GTGCACGTGGACCAGGAGCTGCTTATCTACGAGGCCTTCCCCCATGACTCTCAGCTCAGCCAGGGCAATCTCAAAGTCCGCTTTAAGAAG GTCCCTCACAACATCAACTTCCGTGAGAAGAAGCCGAAGCCATCGAAGAAGAAAGCGGAAGGCGGCAGCGCGGAGGAGGGCGCTGGGGCACGGGGCCGCGTGGCACGTTTCCGCTACTTCGAGGACATTTACGGCTATTCAGGG GTATTCATCTGCGGCCCCTCCCCTCACTGGCTCCTGGTGACCGGCCGAGGGGCGCTGCGGCTGCACCCCATGGGCATTGACGGCCCTGTCGACTCTTTTGCTCCGTTCCACAACATCAACTGTCCCCGTGGCTTCCTGTACTTCAACAGACAG GGTGAGCTGAGGATCAGTGTCCTGCCCGCCTACCTGTCCTACGACGCCCCGTGGCCTGTCAGGAAGATCCCGCTGCGCTGCACGGCCCACTACGTGGCTTACCACGTGGAGTCCAAG GTGTATGCTGTGGCCACCAGCACCAACATGCCCTGCACCCGCATCCCACGCATGACTGGCGAGGagaaggaatttgagaccatcgaGAGAG ACGAGCGGTACATCCACCCCCAGCAGGAGGCCTTCTCCATCCAGCTCATCTCCCCGGTCAGCTGGGAGGCCATTCCCAACGCCAG GATCGAGCTGCAGGAGTGGGAGCATGTGACCTGCATGAAGACAGTGTCGCTGCGTAGTGAGGAGACCGTGTCAGGCCTCAAAGGCTATGTGGCCGCTGGGACCTGCCTCATGCAAGGCGAGGAAGTCACATGCCGAGGGCGG ATCTTGATCATGGATGTGATTGAGGTGGTACCTGAGCCTGGCCAGCCCTTGACCAAGAACAAGTTCAAAGTCCTTTACGAGAAGGAGCAGAAGGGGCCCGTGACCGCCCTGTGCCACTGCAACGGCCACCTGGTGTCAGCCATCGGCCAGAAG atttTCCTGTGGAGCCTGCGGGCCAGCGAGCTGACGGGCATGGCCTTCATCGACACACAGCTTTACATCCACCAGATGATCAGCGTCAAGAACTTCATCCTGGCAGCCGATGTCATGAAGAGCATCTCACTCCTGCGCTACCAGGAGGAGAGCAAGACGCTGAGCCTTGTGTCGCGG GATGCCAAGCCCCTGGAGGTGTACAGCGTGGACTTCATGGTGGACAACGCCCAGCTGGGTTTTCTGG TGTCTGACCGGGACCGCAACctcatggtgtacatgtacctgCCTGAAG CCAAGGAGAGTTTCGGGGGCATGCGCCTGTTGCGCCGGGCGGACTTTCACGTGGGTGCCCATGTGAACACGTTCTGGAGGACCCCGTGCCGGGGAGCTACTGAGGGGCTCAGCAAAAAGTCGGTCGTGTGGGAGAATAAGCACATCACTTGGTTTG CCACCCTGGACGGTGGCATCGGGCTGCTGCTGCCCATGCAGGAGAAGACCTACCGGCGGCTGCTGATGCTGCAGAATGCGCTGACCACCATGCTGCCACACCATGCAGGCCTCAACCCCCGCGCCTTCCG CATGCTGCACGTGGACCGCCGCACGCTGCAGAATGCCGTGCGCAACGTGCTGGACGGGGAGCTGCTCAACCGCTACCTGTACCTGAGCACCATGGAGCGCAGTGAGCTGGCCAAGAAGATTGGCACCACGCCTGACATC ATCCTGGACGACTTGCTGGAGACAGACCGTGTCACCGCCCACTTCTAG